The Dysidea avara chromosome 13, odDysAvar1.4, whole genome shotgun sequence genome includes a region encoding these proteins:
- the LOC136243353 gene encoding uncharacterized protein: protein MYQLEQLLSKMAWKFLLIAGMVNIANCSMNNFPKFDPHEKTIDCTDGKTVIQTCDIKFVVEPLTSMTYYKISSDFRELRGYRTTFNSTGHIVPLPKGLDVINLQPPIQTDGHFRPIITINAQMPGPTIIAHEGQTLNITVYNELKNVEGVSIHWHGMHQRGTQGADGVAYITQQPIPPHHKFTYTFKAIPAGTHWYHAHSGAQRTDGMYGALIVKDAIPNEYDHDLPDHHTLILMDWQRDASIDLFYPIGTSLSYWKEPLHDLPYIRYNVTRGPDGTEVGPMPFWSGIINDKGRYYDEDGHTKIKHTSLNYFNVSQGGRYRFRLIGAQALYAYRFSIEGHKLTVIATDGSPIKSIENVDYVIVNTGERYDVVINTDEVTPRDYWIWAETLEDAITSKSTGFHNPISKHRAEAILHYTESSNSDVTMIIETRTCTPSSKCRVVNCPFAQYGNIMECINADQFESLLDHTIPQSIYSPHKTLFYNFNFDGENSTSGSSIDGINFRFPNNPPLTEHKDFKDSNDMCPRRGCDHSTITHCACTQVIDINDLPRGSAVELVLTNRDAVSHLDGASHPVHLHGHYFYVVKMGYPVMDTNGHFVTVNDDIECVKKPHNHPCPHEFITVEKKRRKLKQVVQWRNVPEDLTNAPHHSYAQKDTVIVPYGGYTIIRFTVDNPGWWFFHCHIEIHQLEGMAAVIKELQGEHHHGYCSAAYYSSEVRQPSKECTRCKNPTSLRCLKKWSKCVHKQDRIVYGQPTQSMKTEANFKVYSHPC, encoded by the exons ATGTATCAACTGGAGCAACTACTGAGCAAG ATGGCATGGAAGTTTCTACTTATAGCAGGCATGGTAAACATTGCCAATTGCAGTATGAACAACTTTCCCAAGTTTGACCCACACGAGAAGACCATTGACTGTACTGATGGTAAAACTGTTATACAAACCTGTGACATAAAGTTTGTAGTTGAGCCACTTACCTCCATGACTTACTACAAGATCTCAAGTGACTTCAGGGAGTTACGTGGCTACAGGACAACTTTTAATTCAACAGGACATATAGTACCTCTGCCTAAAGGACTGGATGTCATAAACCTCCAACCACCAATACAAACTGACGGACACTTTAGACCAATCATAACCATCAATGCTCAAATGCCTGGTCCGACCATCATCGCTCATGAAGGTCAAACACTGAACATAACAGTTTACAATGAATTGAAGAATGTGGAGGGAGTATCCATCCACTGGCATGGGATGCATCAGAGAGGCACACAGGGAGCTGACGGAGTAGCTTATATCACACAACAACCCATTCCACCACATCATAAATTCACTTACACATTTAAAGCTATTCCAGCTGGTACACATTGGTACCATGCTCATAGTGGAGCTCAGAGGACAGATGGAATGTATGGTGCACTGATAGTGAAAGACGCCATACCAAATGAATATGATCATGATCTTCCAGATCATCACACTCTCATATTAATGGACTGGCAAAGGGATGCATCAATTGACTTGTTCTACCCAATAGGAACCAGCTTAAGTTACTGGAAGGAACCGTTACACGACCTACCATATATTCGGTACAACGTTACCAGGGGGCCGGATGGCACTGAAGTAGGACCGATGCCATTTTGGTCAGGTATCATTAATGATAAAGGAAGATACTATGATGAGGACGGCCACACTAAAATTAAACACACAAGCCTGAATTATTTCAATGTTTCACAGGGTGGCAGGTATCGTTTCAGACTAATAGGAGCTCAGGCACTATACGCATACCGCTTTTCAATTGAGGGACACAAGTTGACTGTCATAGCAACTGATGGTAGCCCTATAAAAAGTATCGAGAATGTGGACTATGTCATAGTTAACACTGGGGAACGTTATGATGTAGTTATCAACACAGATGAGGTGACACCAAGGGATTACTGGATATGGGCAGAGACATTAGAGGATGCTATAACCTCAAAAAGTACAGGGTTTCACAATCCCATCAGTAAACACCGAGCAGAGGCTATTCTACATTACACTGAATCCTCAAACAGTGATGTCACAATGATCATTGAAACTAGGACCTGTACTCCATCTTCCAAGTGTAGAGTTGTCAACTGCCCATTTGCACAATATGGTAACATTATGGAATGCATCAATGCTGATCAATTTGAGAGCCTTCTAGATCACACTATCCCACAGTCTATATACTCACCTCATAAAACACTGTTTTATAATTTCAACTTTGATGGAGAAAACTCCACAAGTGGTAGCTCAATTGATGGCATCAATTTTCGGTTCCCTAACAACCCACCGTTGACTGAACACAAGGACTTTAAAGACTCTAATGATATGTGTCCACGAAGAGGTTGTGACCACTCCACTATCACTCACTGTGCCTGTACTCAGGTAATAGATATCAATGATCTGCCAAGAGGCAGTGCTGTGGAGCTTGTCCTAACTAATAGAGATGCTGTGAGTCATCTAGATGGTGCATCACATCCGGTGCACCTTCATGGACACTATTTCTATGTGGTCAAGATGggttacccagtaatggacacCAATGGTCACTTTGTGACTGTAAATGATGACATTGAGTGTGTTAAAAAACCACATAACCATCCATGCCCACATGAATTCATTACAGTGGAGAAGAAAAGAAGGAAACTAAAACAAGTTGTCCAGTGGAGAAATGTTCCTGAAGATCTAACTAATGCACCCCATCACAGTTATGCACAGAAAGATACAGTGATTGTACCATATGGAGGTTACACCATCATCAGGTTTACTGTGGATAATCCAGGATGGTGGTTCTTTCATTGTCATATTGAGATTCACCAGTTGGAGGGAATGGCTGCTGTCATTAAAGAACTACAAG GAGAGCATCACCATGGTTACTGTTCTGCTGCATATTACTCTTCTGAAGTTAGACAACCTTCAAAGGAATGCACGAGGTGTAAGAATCCAACTTCTCTGAGATGCTTGAAGAAGTGGTCCAAATGCGTCCACAAACAAGATCGAATTGTGTATGGTCAG ccCACACAAAGCATGAAGACTGAAGCTAACTTCAAGGTCTACAGTCATCCTTGTTGA
- the LOC136242275 gene encoding uncharacterized protein produces the protein MQVLLLVTVLVGCCVHGVLCGVDNRPKIDPRKVWDCTELHPIETCHITFVVESLLSMTFYNITDHRREWRGYRAAFTSPGKLSLLRDDVHPSLMEKLVMPASVDGFFRPIIAINTQMPGPTIIAHADQFLSITVYNELLDVKGISVHWHGMHQMGSTRMDGLAYITQRPIMPFQSFRYQFKAAPVGTHWYHAHTGAQRTDGLLGALIVKESTTDNRYTIDLPDQHTLILTDWFQEASIEVYQQVQSRVRFWKEMQTKLATHYTVYKSTFAPDGTLIGYAPFWSATINGKGRHYNENGEANFADISYFNVVPNQKYRFRLIGTQSIYALRFSIEGHKLMVISTDGFKINSIANVDYVILHSGERYDVVVDTSGKDIRDYWILAETLEDLTNLPYDIRLEHGLVKNIPNVLR, from the exons ATGCAGGTTTTGCTGCTGGTGACAGTTCTAGTAGGATGCTGTGTGCACGGAGTGTTGTGTGGTGTTGATAATCGGCCAAAGATTGATCCTAGGAAGGTGTGGGATTGTACCGAACTCCATCCTATTGAGACGTGTCATATCACGTTTGTAGTGGAGTCCCTACTATCCATGACCTTCTATAACATCACTGACCACAGGAGAGAATGGAGAGGATATCGAGCTGCCTTCACATCACCAGGAAAGCTGTCTCTACTTCGAGATGATGTACATCCTAGCCTGATGGAGAAATTAGTCATGCCTGCTTCTGTTGATGGGTTCTTCAGGCCAATAATTGCCATAAACACTCAAATGCCAGGCCCAACCATTATCGCCCATGCAGATCAGTTCCTAAGcattacagtgtacaatgagTTACTGGATGTTAAAGGGATTTCAGTTCACTGGCATGGAATGCATCAAATGGGCTCCACAAGGATGGATGGTTTGGCCTACATCACTCAGAGACCTATTATGCCATTTCAAAGTTTTCGATACCAGTTTAAGGCAGCCCCAGTAGGCACACATTGGTATCATGCTCATACTGGTGCTCAGAGGACTGATGGACTGCTTGGTGCACTGATAGTCAAGGAATCAACTACTGATAATCGCTATACCATTGATCTCCCTGATCAACACACTCTCATCTTGACTGACTGGTTCCAAGAAGCTTCGATTGAAGTTTATCAACAAGTCCAGAGTAGAGTGAGGTTTTGGAAAGAAATGCAGACTAAATTagctacacactacactgtCTATAAAAGCACTTTTGCTCCAGATGGCACGTTGATCGGATACGCACCATTCTGGTCTGCTACCATCAATGGAAAGGGAAGACACTACAATGAGAATGGAGAGGCCAATTTTGCTGATATAAGTTATTTCAATGTGGTTCCCAACCAAAAGTACCGATTTAGACTAATTGGAACTCAGTCAATATATGCTCTTCGGTTCTCAATAGAAGGTCACAAATTAATGGTTATATCTACTGATGGATTTAAAATCAACAGTATAGCTAATGTGGACTATGTCATACTCCACAGTGGTGAACGATATGATGTAGTGGTGGACACTAGTGGTAAAGACATTAGGGACTATTGGATATTAGCAGAGACTTTAGAA GATCTGACAAATCTTCCTTACGACATCCGCCTAGAACATGGACTTGTAAAGAATATTCCAAATGTCTTGCGGTGA
- the LOC136243543 gene encoding uncharacterized protein, which produces MKCVNVDEFRSSFYHVDPRIYGYTTAKFYGFGFDGDASTSASSVDGVNFRFPPNPPFIDPLRYHLATCPGVGCDHNKLDCCSCTSVTHIVLDRVVEFAFVNRVASDSRFGSPHPIHMHGHSFYVVKVGYPSYDENGKFAGPNDDIECIVQSTKSSCSKFITIESEVDGKKTVIQRLQWRKSHSQNVTIAEFNKNNAPIRKDTVIVPFGGYVVVRFISDNEGLWFLHCHIEPHQLQGMAAVISELKPYILTTTDEEMYSL; this is translated from the exons ATGAAATGTGTGAACGTTGATGAGTTTAGAAGCTCCTTCTATCATGTTGACCCAAGGATCTATGGCTACACGACTGCAAAGTTTTATGGATTTGGATTTGATGGTGATGCCTCAACTTCAGCCAGCTCAGTGGATGGTGTGAATTTTCGGTTTCCACCCAATCCCCCATTTATTGACCCACTGAGGTATCACCTAGCTACATGTCCTGGAGTAGGTTGTGACCACAACAAGTTGGATTGTTGTTCTTGTACATCAGTAACTCATATTGTGCTAGACAGGGTGGTGGAATTTGCTTTTGTAAATCGAGTTGCCAGCGACAGTAGGTTTGGTTCTCCGCATCCTATCCATATGCACGGGCACAGTTTCTATGTAGTCAAGGTTGGCTACCCCAGCTACGATGAAAATGGCAAATTTGCAGGCCCCAATGATGACATTGAATGTATAGTTCAGTCTACCAAATCATCATGTTCAAAATTCATTACTATAGAAAGTGAAGTGGATGGTAAGAAAACTGTAATACAACGTCTTCAATGGAGGAAGTCCCACAGCCAAAATGTCACAATCGCAGAGTTCAATAAGAACAATGCTCCGATTCGTAAAGATACtgtgattgtaccatttggtggTTATGTCGTAGTACGGTTCATATCAGACAACGAAGGCCTGTGGTTCCTTCACTGTCATATTGAACCACACCAACTACAAGGAATGGCTGCAGTTATTAGTGAACTAAAACCTTATATACTCACCACTACTGATGAAGAG ATGTACTCACTGTAG